One segment of Marvinbryantia formatexigens DSM 14469 DNA contains the following:
- a CDS encoding PDDEXK nuclease domain-containing protein, with protein MERILSKEGEAMRNKRNNTPIVVRSHDVHLDSDYVQWIHDIKERFRGAQIKAAVKINSEQLLFNWQLGRDLVLQKSEEKWGKGIVEQLSLDLQQEFPEVRGFSARNLWNMKKWYSFYALTRASDDLIRAMDDKLKLDSTKLQQIGAEIQENNEEEKLHQVGAEMSFPSFFGFVPWRHHVEIVSKCNSVEEALFYLQKTIEEGWSRNALIDCIKADLYHNIGAANTNFAEKLPEIQGKIAQEIVKDTYDFSFISLPRGYDETELEAALEQNITRFLLELGTGFAFVGRQKEIVVSGKTRKIDMLFYHIRLKCYVVVELKAVSFEPEFAGKLNFYVNAVNELIRTPDENPTIGLLICKDKDQTEVQWAFQGIQTPMGVASYDNVRLEEIKKQLPTEKEIQQRIELAEEEFNLNRKK; from the coding sequence TTGGAAAGAATATTATCAAAAGAAGGAGAGGCAATGCGGAATAAAAGAAATAATACTCCAATCGTTGTGCGTTCTCATGATGTGCATTTGGATTCTGATTATGTACAGTGGATTCATGATATAAAGGAACGATTTAGAGGTGCACAGATTAAGGCAGCTGTGAAGATAAACTCAGAACAGTTATTATTTAATTGGCAGCTGGGACGGGATCTAGTTTTGCAAAAATCAGAGGAAAAATGGGGAAAAGGTATTGTTGAACAGCTAAGCCTTGATTTGCAGCAGGAATTTCCAGAGGTGAGAGGCTTTTCAGCCAGAAATCTTTGGAATATGAAAAAATGGTATTCCTTTTATGCACTGACGAGAGCTTCAGATGATTTAATTCGTGCAATGGATGATAAATTAAAGCTCGATAGTACAAAACTGCAGCAGATTGGTGCAGAAATTCAAGAAAATAACGAGGAAGAAAAACTGCACCAGGTTGGTGCAGAAATGTCATTTCCATCCTTTTTCGGTTTTGTGCCGTGGCGTCATCATGTAGAAATTGTTTCAAAGTGTAATTCTGTGGAAGAAGCATTGTTCTACCTTCAGAAAACAATTGAAGAGGGCTGGAGCAGAAATGCTTTAATTGATTGTATAAAAGCTGATTTATATCATAATATAGGAGCGGCAAATACAAATTTTGCGGAGAAGCTTCCGGAAATACAGGGAAAGATAGCACAGGAAATTGTAAAAGATACCTATGATTTCAGCTTTATTTCTTTGCCAAGAGGATATGATGAGACAGAATTAGAAGCAGCATTGGAACAGAATATTACCAGATTTTTGCTGGAACTTGGAACTGGATTTGCATTTGTTGGAAGGCAGAAGGAGATTGTAGTTTCGGGGAAAACACGAAAGATTGATATGCTGTTCTACCACATTCGCCTTAAATGCTATGTTGTAGTTGAGCTGAAGGCTGTTTCCTTTGAACCGGAATTTGCCGGAAAATTAAACTTTTATGTGAATGCTGTAAATGAGCTTATCAGAACCCCGGATGAAAATCCTACAATAGGACTGCTTATCTGCAAAGATAAAGATCAGACAGAAGTACAATGGGCATTTCAGGGAATTCAGACACCGATGGGAGTTGCTTCTTATGACAATGTTAGGTTGGAAGAGATTAAGAAGCAACTCCCTACAGAGAAAGAGATTCAGCAACGTATCGAATTAGCAGAAGAAGAATTTAACTTGAACAG
- the tsf gene encoding translation elongation factor Ts, whose product MAITAGMVKELREMTGAGMMDCKKALTATDGDMDKAVEFLREKGLATAQKKAGRIAAEGLCKVLVSDDDKKAVVVEVNAETDFVAKNDTFQAYVAEVAEQAMATETADMDAFMAEKWLPDTTKTVAEALAGKIAVIGENMKIRRFQKLEETEGFVASYTHMGGKIGVLVDVVTDVVNDEVKEMAKNVAMQIAALRPQYTNRNEVSEEYIAHEKEILLAQIMNDPKESQKPQKVIDGMISGRVNKELKEICLLDQVYVKAEDGKQTVQAYVDSVAKAVGAKITIKGFVRFETGEGIEKKEEDFAAEVAKQMAGN is encoded by the coding sequence ATGGCTATCACAGCAGGAATGGTAAAAGAATTAAGAGAAATGACCGGGGCAGGCATGATGGACTGCAAAAAGGCGCTTACTGCTACCGATGGTGATATGGACAAGGCCGTAGAGTTCCTGAGAGAAAAAGGTCTTGCTACCGCACAGAAAAAGGCAGGCAGAATTGCAGCGGAGGGTCTCTGCAAGGTGCTTGTATCTGATGATGACAAGAAAGCGGTTGTTGTGGAAGTAAACGCTGAGACGGATTTCGTTGCAAAGAACGATACCTTCCAGGCATATGTTGCTGAGGTTGCCGAGCAGGCAATGGCAACAGAGACAGCGGATATGGACGCATTCATGGCGGAAAAATGGCTGCCGGATACCACAAAGACCGTTGCAGAAGCTCTGGCGGGCAAAATCGCTGTTATCGGCGAGAACATGAAAATCAGAAGATTCCAGAAGCTGGAGGAGACAGAAGGTTTTGTTGCTTCCTATACCCATATGGGCGGAAAAATCGGCGTTCTGGTTGATGTTGTGACTGATGTGGTAAACGATGAAGTAAAAGAAATGGCAAAGAACGTTGCCATGCAGATTGCAGCGCTCAGACCGCAGTACACAAACAGAAACGAAGTAAGCGAGGAGTACATCGCTCACGAAAAAGAAATTCTGCTTGCGCAGATCATGAACGACCCGAAGGAATCCCAGAAGCCGCAGAAGGTAATCGACGGCATGATTAGCGGACGTGTCAACAAAGAGCTGAAGGAAATCTGCCTGCTCGACCAGGTATACGTAAAGGCAGAGGACGGCAAGCAGACCGTACAGGCTTACGTAGATTCCGTTGCAAAAGCAGTTGGCGCAAAGATTACGATAAAAGGCTTCGTTCGCTTCGAGACCGGCGAAGGTATCGAGAAGAAGGAAGAAGACTTTGCGGCAGAGGTTGCTAAGCAGATGGCTGGCAATTAA
- the rpsB gene encoding 30S ribosomal protein S2, whose product MSVISMKQLLEAGVHFGHQTRRWNPKMAPYIYTERNGIYIIDLQKSVGMVDDAYNAVGDIVANGGTILFVGTKKQAQDAVKSEAERCGMFYVNERWLGGMLTNFKTIRSRIDRLKQIETMEADGTFDVLPKKEVIALRKEKEKLNKNLGGIKEMKKIPDAIFVVDPKKERICVQEAHTLGIPLIGICDTNCDPEELDYVIPGNDDAIRAVKLIVSKMADAVIEANQGAERDVVFEGEDYAEETAAEAETEE is encoded by the coding sequence ATGAGTGTTATTTCAATGAAACAGTTACTTGAAGCAGGTGTTCATTTCGGACATCAGACCAGAAGATGGAATCCTAAGATGGCTCCGTACATCTACACAGAGAGAAACGGCATCTACATCATCGATCTTCAGAAATCCGTAGGCATGGTAGACGACGCTTACAATGCAGTGGGCGATATCGTGGCAAACGGCGGTACGATTCTGTTCGTTGGTACCAAGAAGCAGGCGCAGGATGCGGTGAAATCTGAAGCAGAAAGATGCGGCATGTTCTATGTAAATGAAAGATGGCTCGGCGGTATGCTGACCAACTTTAAGACTATCCGCAGCCGTATAGACCGTCTGAAACAGATTGAGACAATGGAAGCGGACGGCACCTTTGATGTTCTGCCGAAGAAGGAAGTTATCGCTCTGAGAAAAGAGAAGGAAAAGCTTAATAAGAACCTTGGCGGTATCAAGGAAATGAAGAAGATTCCGGATGCTATTTTCGTGGTTGACCCGAAGAAGGAGAGAATCTGCGTTCAGGAAGCACATACACTGGGTATTCCGTTAATCGGTATCTGTGATACAAACTGTGATCCGGAAGAGCTGGATTATGTAATTCCGGGCAACGACGACGCAATCCGCGCTGTAAAACTGATCGTTTCCAAGATGGCGGACGCTGTTATCGAAGCAAACCAGGGCGCAGAGCGGGACGTTGTATTTGAAGGCGAAGACTACGCAGAAGAGACTGCAGCAGAGGCAGAGACGGAGGAATAA
- a CDS encoding ABC transporter permease, producing the protein MLENIRLSFQGIWSHKMRSFLTMLGIIIGIASIISIVSTIQGTNEQLMQNVIGAGNNAVSIPLSRSSDYEMSFDYESVPYGVPVIGEDTREKLLEVDGVEDATFYTSRTYADSIYHQNTALQGANVYGIDTHYFNVNGYVIRTGRGFVEEDYMNFRKVVILDQTAASSLFQEESAIGKTIEINSEPFTVIGVAQVASQFEPVINSMEDYYTYMGYDSGSGTVFMPSSAWCIAYQYDEPQHVAVKAESVEAMTTIGKPCADILNENLYTTDSDLKYRAKNTLETVEQQQQINESTNQQLIWIASISLLVGGIGVMNIMLVSVTERTSEIGLKKAIGAKKRAILMQFLTEAAVLTSMGGVLGVVAGIGMAQAISRMADVPVAINIPATIIAVLFSMVIGLIFGFMPSIKAANLNPIDALRHE; encoded by the coding sequence ATGCTGGAAAATATAAGACTTTCCTTTCAGGGAATCTGGTCGCATAAGATGCGTTCGTTTCTGACGATGCTCGGCATTATTATCGGAATCGCCTCCATTATCTCGATTGTTTCCACGATTCAGGGAACGAACGAGCAGCTTATGCAGAATGTAATCGGAGCGGGAAACAACGCCGTATCGATTCCTTTGAGCAGAAGCTCGGACTATGAGATGAGTTTCGATTATGAGAGCGTGCCCTACGGTGTTCCGGTAATCGGAGAGGACACACGGGAGAAGCTGCTGGAGGTGGACGGCGTGGAGGACGCGACCTTCTACACCAGCCGTACTTATGCGGACAGTATTTATCATCAGAATACCGCTCTGCAGGGCGCGAATGTGTACGGAATTGACACGCATTATTTTAATGTAAACGGCTATGTTATCCGCACGGGGCGCGGCTTTGTGGAGGAGGATTACATGAATTTCCGCAAGGTCGTGATTCTCGACCAGACGGCGGCAAGCTCGCTGTTCCAGGAGGAGAGCGCGATTGGAAAGACGATTGAGATTAACAGTGAACCGTTTACGGTAATCGGGGTTGCGCAGGTGGCGTCGCAGTTTGAGCCGGTCATCAACAGTATGGAGGATTACTATACGTATATGGGCTATGACAGCGGCTCCGGTACGGTATTTATGCCGTCGAGCGCATGGTGCATTGCATATCAGTATGATGAGCCGCAGCATGTCGCGGTGAAGGCGGAGTCTGTGGAGGCGATGACGACCATCGGAAAGCCGTGCGCCGACATCCTGAATGAAAATCTGTATACGACGGACAGCGATTTAAAATACCGCGCCAAGAACACACTGGAGACGGTAGAGCAGCAGCAGCAGATTAATGAATCCACCAACCAGCAGCTTATCTGGATAGCCAGTATCTCCCTGCTGGTAGGCGGCATCGGCGTTATGAACATCATGCTGGTGTCCGTCACGGAGCGTACCAGTGAGATTGGTCTGAAAAAGGCAATCGGGGCAAAGAAGCGGGCGATTCTGATGCAGTTTCTTACAGAGGCGGCTGTGCTGACCAGCATGGGCGGCGTTCTGGGCGTGGTGGCAGGCATCGGCATGGCGCAGGCGATATCCCGGATGGCGGATGTGCCGGTGGCGATCAATATTCCGGCAACGATTATAGCGGTCCTCTTCTCGATGGTAATCGGTCTGATCTTCGGATTCATGCCATCCATCAAGGCGGCGAACCTCAATCCGATTGATGCCTTGAGGCATGAGTAA
- a CDS encoding efflux RND transporter periplasmic adaptor subunit has protein sequence MKKKKKVRNIIILLLGLAVLGGGITVGVRYYLANSGESVEVYPVSQLNGADWINYSYDSVNGTVVSDVNQQVYVPEDKVINEVYVAQGDEVKIGDKLLSYDTTLLELDLELQELTVQELDLEIESAEADLKKLKNTTPGTQKTLDDDGLSGPDLSLPGGSDSDVDGEEEARMIPAQNMLLASSDTAQEGTGAADAVSQQAETQAAQQTEGQTNAQTEAAQTETQGQTEGQTGTQTENSAQTEDTSGSQEEEQLITEPDYMDINDAPSAGTQNSSGKAEASGNDAAKPKLNQSLEKLLSYIRIKEPGEGGEVLLADTRNTGDAAATAQLSQQSVKLIPHFKETAEAHFERLNTYTMLIKGVTLKEDRSGKLYGTAKIDGNDYPEIGGYTLIRDGQTADVAHLTLAFHDGLDEQHEIAPELEDMYAELELSAEEITGDVLIFRTAKEDTDIEIAVGRPEETQPAEENGDVSGTEASETDATEQQTEGTTDSETSSQDTEQPETMTEDEVQATETEPASETESETETETETESETVPQNVIFDVTWYHGTNNEMKWPHSIDINFYEKTDEAQENSVWYRKISGSMEPETEADTENPEGDEEPATDEQVMLEDGTENMNTEGLQEETSDVVMEEEPDNSYSSVHWVTEPLAWDASLNPEDYTMVVSPKNTLNYIVRIAWGRTDENGTKTCSITMTYLEPDDSPLTKLEPLGELDFWTGENGLYYKGSGTKEDPYVFFCVDGAVIKSSFVNWVLGFNEDGTERMRNADGTERTGYFVRLEIRESDTITGAFIKSVGLDGTIRMEYGYGPGTYWIFSSDTGIVRYEEEVPDDMGDLGWDDPGWIDTGDTYTAEELATAIAEKEREIRKLNVDKREAELKLKDYQKDMEESVVVSSVDGYIKSVGETGDGSDAYMVVASEGGLYVRTTVSEVNLDSVEKGDTLEVTSWDGMTRANATITEISTFPDTSSDGYSYYGSSNPNSSSYPVLARLDDSAGMTVSDMVDVRYQEKESGESEIYLSSPYIRSENGQSYVYKVGENGLLKKQYVHTGVTSNGYVEIKSGLSTEDSVAFPYGKNVKDGAKVKTQDDDAFSGYGIG, from the coding sequence ATGAAGAAAAAAAAGAAGGTCAGAAATATCATTATTTTGCTGCTGGGGCTTGCGGTACTTGGCGGCGGGATTACCGTCGGTGTCCGCTATTATCTGGCGAACAGCGGAGAGAGTGTGGAGGTGTATCCGGTGTCGCAGCTTAACGGGGCGGACTGGATCAATTACTCCTACGATTCGGTGAACGGCACGGTGGTGTCCGATGTCAACCAGCAGGTGTACGTCCCGGAGGACAAGGTTATCAACGAGGTTTATGTGGCGCAGGGGGATGAAGTAAAGATTGGCGATAAGCTTCTGAGCTACGATACCACGCTGCTGGAGCTGGATCTGGAGCTGCAGGAGCTGACGGTGCAGGAACTGGACCTGGAAATCGAGTCTGCCGAGGCGGATTTGAAAAAACTGAAAAATACGACGCCGGGCACGCAGAAAACGCTGGATGATGATGGACTTTCGGGGCCGGATCTATCGCTGCCCGGCGGTTCAGACAGTGATGTGGACGGTGAGGAGGAAGCGCGGATGATTCCGGCGCAGAATATGCTGCTGGCAAGCTCCGATACAGCGCAGGAGGGGACCGGTGCCGCGGATGCCGTGTCACAGCAGGCGGAGACACAGGCGGCACAGCAGACGGAAGGTCAGACGAATGCGCAGACGGAGGCGGCGCAGACAGAGACGCAGGGGCAGACGGAAGGTCAGACCGGCACACAGACAGAGAACAGTGCACAGACGGAGGACACATCCGGCAGCCAGGAGGAAGAGCAGCTTATTACGGAGCCGGATTACATGGATATCAATGACGCTCCGTCAGCCGGTACGCAGAATTCCTCCGGAAAAGCAGAAGCATCCGGAAATGATGCGGCAAAGCCGAAGCTGAACCAGAGCCTCGAAAAGCTTCTTTCTTATATCCGCATCAAGGAGCCGGGCGAGGGCGGAGAGGTGCTGCTTGCAGATACCCGGAATACGGGCGATGCGGCGGCAACAGCGCAGCTTTCGCAGCAGAGCGTGAAGCTGATTCCGCACTTTAAGGAAACGGCGGAGGCACATTTTGAGCGGCTGAATACGTACACCATGCTGATTAAGGGCGTGACGCTGAAGGAAGACCGGAGCGGAAAACTGTATGGAACGGCAAAGATAGACGGAAATGATTATCCGGAAATCGGCGGTTATACGCTGATACGGGATGGTCAGACGGCGGACGTCGCCCATCTGACGCTTGCTTTCCACGACGGGCTTGATGAGCAGCATGAGATTGCGCCGGAGCTGGAGGATATGTACGCGGAGCTTGAGCTGTCCGCAGAGGAAATTACCGGCGACGTGCTGATTTTCCGGACGGCGAAGGAAGATACGGATATCGAAATTGCGGTTGGCAGACCGGAAGAGACGCAGCCGGCAGAGGAAAACGGCGATGTGAGCGGGACAGAAGCTTCAGAAACGGACGCGACGGAGCAGCAGACGGAAGGAACAACGGATTCGGAAACGTCTTCGCAGGATACGGAGCAGCCGGAAACCATGACGGAGGACGAGGTGCAGGCGACGGAGACAGAGCCCGCGTCTGAAACGGAATCGGAGACAGAAACGGAAACGGAGACGGAGAGCGAGACAGTTCCGCAGAATGTGATATTTGATGTGACATGGTATCACGGCACGAATAATGAAATGAAGTGGCCGCATTCCATCGATATCAATTTCTATGAAAAGACGGATGAGGCGCAGGAAAACAGTGTCTGGTACCGGAAGATTTCCGGCAGTATGGAGCCGGAGACGGAGGCGGATACCGAGAATCCGGAGGGTGACGAAGAACCGGCAACGGATGAACAGGTGATGCTGGAGGACGGCACGGAGAACATGAACACGGAAGGTCTCCAGGAGGAGACGTCGGACGTTGTGATGGAGGAAGAGCCGGATAACAGCTACAGCAGCGTGCACTGGGTAACGGAGCCGCTTGCATGGGATGCTTCTTTAAATCCGGAGGACTATACGATGGTGGTAAGCCCGAAAAATACGCTGAATTACATTGTGCGTATTGCCTGGGGCAGAACCGATGAAAACGGCACGAAGACCTGCTCCATCACCATGACCTACCTGGAGCCGGACGATTCTCCGCTGACGAAGCTGGAGCCGCTTGGCGAGTTGGATTTCTGGACCGGGGAGAACGGGCTGTATTATAAGGGCAGCGGCACAAAGGAGGACCCATATGTATTCTTCTGTGTCGATGGCGCAGTGATAAAGAGCTCTTTTGTCAACTGGGTGCTTGGCTTTAACGAGGACGGCACGGAACGTATGCGCAACGCGGACGGTACGGAGCGCACGGGATATTTTGTGAGACTGGAGATACGCGAATCGGATACTATTACCGGAGCGTTTATAAAGAGCGTCGGACTGGACGGCACCATCCGGATGGAGTACGGCTACGGTCCCGGCACCTACTGGATTTTCTCCAGCGATACGGGAATCGTGCGCTATGAGGAAGAGGTGCCGGACGATATGGGCGACCTGGGATGGGACGACCCCGGCTGGATCGATACGGGCGATACCTATACCGCGGAGGAGCTGGCAACCGCCATTGCGGAGAAGGAACGCGAAATCCGCAAGCTGAATGTGGATAAACGCGAGGCGGAGCTGAAGCTGAAGGATTATCAGAAGGATATGGAGGAGTCGGTGGTCGTAAGCTCTGTCGACGGCTATATAAAATCTGTCGGAGAGACCGGGGACGGCTCGGACGCTTATATGGTCGTGGCGAGTGAGGGCGGACTTTATGTGCGCACGACGGTCAGCGAGGTGAATCTGGATTCCGTGGAAAAGGGCGATACCCTGGAGGTAACTTCCTGGGACGGTATGACGCGGGCAAACGCCACGATTACGGAGATTTCCACCTTCCCGGATACCTCGTCCGACGGATACAGCTACTATGGAAGCAGCAATCCGAACTCTTCCAGCTATCCGGTGCTGGCGCGCCTGGATGATTCTGCAGGAATGACGGTCTCTGACATGGTGGATGTGAGGTATCAGGAAAAGGAAAGCGGGGAGAGCGAGATTTATCTTTCTTCACCGTATATCCGCTCGGAGAACGGGCAGAGTTATGTATATAAGGTGGGCGAGAACGGGCTGCTGAAGAAGCAGTACGTGCATACCGGCGTAACGAGCAACGGTTATGTGGAAATCAAGAGCGGACTTTCAACAGAGGATTCGGTCGCATTTCCATATGGAAAGAACGTAAAGGACGGCGCGAAGGTGAAGACCCAGGATGACGATGCCTTTTCGGGCTATGGCATAGGTTAA
- a CDS encoding ABC transporter ATP-binding protein: MILQLDNIYKDYLTGKMVVPVLKDVTLHVEEGEYVAIMGPSGSGKSTLMNIIGCLDEPTKGTFLLNGKNVLGLSDNEIAEERLHNIGFVFQTFQLLPRQTALENVALPLVYAGISKKERKKRAAQALEKVGLGDRMSFLPTQLSGGQKQRVAIARAMVNNPKILLADEPTGALDSKSSVQVLELFQQLNEEGVTVIMITHDSGVAQHAKRVVYIFDGELSEKRG; encoded by the coding sequence ATGATTTTACAGTTGGACAATATCTATAAAGATTATCTCACCGGAAAGATGGTCGTGCCGGTTCTGAAGGATGTCACGCTCCATGTGGAGGAGGGGGAATATGTGGCGATTATGGGACCTTCCGGTTCCGGAAAATCCACGCTGATGAATATTATCGGCTGTCTGGATGAACCGACGAAGGGCACCTTTCTTCTGAACGGTAAAAATGTTCTCGGCTTATCCGATAATGAGATTGCGGAGGAGCGCCTTCACAATATCGGATTTGTGTTTCAGACCTTCCAGCTTCTGCCACGGCAGACGGCACTGGAAAATGTGGCGCTCCCGCTGGTTTATGCCGGTATCTCCAAAAAGGAGCGGAAAAAGCGGGCTGCCCAGGCGCTGGAGAAGGTCGGGCTTGGCGACCGCATGAGCTTTCTGCCGACCCAGTTATCCGGCGGACAGAAGCAGAGGGTGGCGATCGCGCGCGCAATGGTCAACAATCCCAAGATTCTGCTGGCGGACGAGCCGACCGGCGCACTGGACTCCAAATCGAGTGTCCAGGTGCTGGAGCTGTTTCAGCAGCTGAACGAGGAGGGCGTGACGGTGATTATGATTACGCACGATTCCGGCGTTGCGCAGCACGCAAAGCGGGTCGTGTACATTTTCGACGGGGAGCTTTCGGAAAAACGGGGGTAA
- a CDS encoding efflux RND transporter periplasmic adaptor subunit — protein MKKKKIWIILLIIILAAGVGTAVWFFKFRDAGQQADSENTAFVDSVAMITGVGGSGRSNRFSGVVEAQRTVGVEVADGMKVKETYVTVGQEVKVGTKLFSYDTDEAQDSITQLEIDIENYEIEIESTNATIEQYEKERAKVSDSEKRAYTTSILTAQNSIRRAEYNIKSKQAEMESLKKQIANAVVTSELDGVVKTVNKNNSGGSDGSSGMSGLDSSTDENANAYITIMATGEYRIKGLINEQNMSELQVGSDVVVHSRVDESLTWKGIVDSIDTDNAQTSQSNVVYYGGSDNSMTNSSSYPFYVELEDSSGLMLGQHVYVELDNGQTEERTGMWLDAYYLITDENGEVTPYVWAANDSDRLEKREVTLGEFDEDLGQYEILDGLTADDYITIPYEGLQEGQTVIRNVDQDTGAMGGYDYSGDGMMEDGYDSSMDMLDGGYEDISGMDGADMGVIDEGYDEADMGVIDEGYDEADMGVIDEGYDDGDSAGYDSSAVVEEVP, from the coding sequence ATGAAAAAGAAAAAAATATGGATTATATTATTGATCATAATTCTGGCGGCAGGTGTGGGGACGGCAGTCTGGTTTTTTAAATTCCGGGATGCCGGGCAACAGGCGGATTCGGAAAATACAGCGTTTGTTGATTCTGTGGCGATGATTACCGGCGTGGGCGGCAGCGGGCGCAGCAACCGCTTTTCCGGCGTTGTGGAAGCGCAGCGGACAGTCGGCGTTGAGGTGGCGGACGGCATGAAGGTGAAGGAGACCTACGTCACTGTCGGGCAGGAGGTAAAGGTGGGGACAAAGCTGTTTTCCTACGATACTGACGAGGCGCAGGACAGCATCACGCAGCTTGAGATTGATATCGAAAATTATGAGATTGAGATAGAGTCCACTAATGCGACCATAGAGCAGTATGAAAAAGAGCGCGCAAAGGTATCGGACAGCGAGAAGCGCGCCTATACGACTTCTATTCTGACGGCGCAGAACTCCATCCGGCGTGCGGAGTACAACATCAAGAGCAAGCAGGCGGAAATGGAGAGCCTAAAAAAACAGATTGCCAATGCGGTCGTCACCAGCGAGCTGGACGGCGTGGTAAAAACGGTTAATAAAAATAATTCCGGCGGCAGCGACGGAAGCAGCGGCATGAGCGGGCTGGACAGCAGCACGGATGAAAATGCAAACGCCTATATCACAATTATGGCGACAGGAGAATACCGCATCAAGGGACTGATTAACGAGCAGAATATGTCGGAGCTGCAGGTGGGCAGTGATGTGGTCGTGCATTCCCGCGTGGATGAATCCCTTACCTGGAAGGGTATCGTGGATTCGATTGATACGGACAACGCGCAGACCAGCCAGAGTAACGTTGTCTATTACGGAGGCAGCGATAATTCCATGACGAATTCCAGCTCTTATCCGTTTTATGTGGAGCTGGAGGATTCCTCCGGACTGATGCTCGGTCAGCATGTCTATGTGGAGCTGGACAACGGACAGACGGAGGAGCGCACCGGCATGTGGCTGGACGCATACTACCTTATCACCGATGAAAACGGAGAAGTGACGCCGTATGTCTGGGCGGCAAATGACAGCGACCGTCTGGAAAAGCGGGAGGTCACGCTGGGTGAATTTGACGAGGACCTTGGTCAGTACGAGATTCTGGACGGGCTGACGGCGGACGATTATATTACGATTCCGTATGAAGGACTGCAGGAAGGACAGACCGTTATCCGCAATGTGGACCAGGATACCGGCGCGATGGGCGGTTATGATTACAGTGGCGACGGTATGATGGAGGACGGCTACGACAGCAGCATGGATATGCTGGACGGCGGCTATGAAGATATCTCCGGAATGGACGGAGCAGACATGGGAGTAATCGATGAAGGCTATGACGAGGCGGACATGGGAGTAATCGACGAAGGCTATGACGAAGCGGACATGGGAGTAATCGACGAAGGTTATGACGATGGAGACAGCGCGGGCTATGACAGCAGCGCGGTGGTGGAAGAGGTGCCGTAG
- a CDS encoding DUF5105 domain-containing protein: MDKKKLFLWMLPTAALFLTGCGYAGPEKAVRQEMDLIQKLDETTIKSLISYEDIRLSNSAPLEIGDETTEAVKLFFKNFKYKIRSSSVSDDKTTATVELDITNLDAEELAKDLCCAMIKDSVIQAGSSQPEGLASSFALMKDCLENNTYDLVTTSATVSLTYTDDSWVIQESPELEDALVGGLVSYLRDPYLLSPTEVLECTLEPFAGFSAEEWKNYLELDDVFSTGSSLASRMDEIVAEQIAQFFSFDISSVTEDNDTASASVTITSLDLPEIISQCRTSLLEYAQTTESIRATDEEISQKAAEYLLAALESNTSSTESTITIPLINNGHAWEVLLDETFSDALLGGMDVALENLYADTGVAESGAETENGTETDAMQ; encoded by the coding sequence ATGGACAAAAAGAAGCTGTTCTTATGGATGCTGCCCACTGCAGCGCTGTTTTTGACAGGATGTGGATATGCAGGTCCCGAAAAGGCGGTCCGGCAGGAAATGGACCTGATACAGAAGCTGGACGAGACAACCATAAAATCCCTTATCTCATACGAGGACATCCGTCTCTCCAACTCCGCTCCCCTGGAGATTGGTGATGAAACTACCGAAGCTGTAAAGCTGTTTTTCAAAAATTTCAAGTACAAAATACGCTCCTCCTCCGTCAGTGACGACAAGACGACCGCCACCGTGGAGCTGGACATTACAAATCTTGACGCGGAAGAACTGGCAAAGGATTTGTGCTGCGCGATGATTAAAGATTCCGTCATCCAGGCGGGCAGCAGCCAGCCGGAGGGGCTCGCCTCCTCCTTTGCGCTCATGAAGGACTGCCTGGAAAACAATACCTACGACCTTGTCACCACCTCCGCCACAGTCTCTCTGACATACACGGACGATAGCTGGGTCATCCAGGAAAGCCCGGAGCTGGAGGATGCGCTTGTGGGAGGGCTCGTATCCTATCTGCGCGACCCGTACCTGCTCTCGCCCACAGAGGTGCTGGAATGCACGCTGGAGCCGTTTGCCGGTTTTTCCGCAGAGGAATGGAAAAATTATCTGGAGCTGGACGATGTTTTCAGCACCGGAAGCTCCCTTGCCTCCCGTATGGATGAAATCGTGGCGGAGCAGATTGCACAGTTTTTCAGCTTCGATATCAGTTCCGTAACGGAGGACAACGACACCGCCAGCGCTTCCGTCACCATCACCAGCCTGGATCTGCCGGAAATCATCAGCCAGTGCCGCACCTCCCTGCTGGAATATGCGCAGACCACGGAATCCATCCGTGCAACCGATGAGGAAATTTCCCAGAAGGCAGCGGAATATCTGCTCGCGGCGCTGGAGAGCAATACCAGCAGCACGGAAAGCACCATTACCATCCCCCTTATCAACAATGGCCACGCCTGGGAGGTGCTTCTGGATGAAACTTTCTCCGACGCCCTGCTCGGCGGCATGGACGTCGCGCTGGAAAATCTCTACGCCGATACCGGCGTAGCAGAAAGCGGCGCAGAGACCGAAAATGGCACGGAAACTGACGCCATGCAGTGA